The following are from one region of the Quercus robur chromosome 1, dhQueRobu3.1, whole genome shotgun sequence genome:
- the LOC126720758 gene encoding uncharacterized protein LOC126720758 translates to MDPPPPPISVAPPLSTTPTPSTTTVQSHLGYADSVDSSPRSRNTDSWDEPIPPNTNTAPMSTKLRLMCSYGGHIVPRPHDKSLCYVGGDTRIVVVDRQSSLSDLHSRLSKTLLNDRPFTLKYQLPNEDLDSLISVTTDEDLDNMIDEYDRTSSNSVKPSRLRIFLFPLKPDSSQSIGPILDNSAKSEDWFLNALNGSGLMNNRGYSVPTSVDCLLGLDDDGVVGGVNNLDSSNSGGGARELEAGQPGKNAKSGQDVHSVPDSPMLETTSSFGSTSSSPSLANLRPIRVHVEEGGGVGVGVGVGSGGGSGGGGARVADQKLGIEEQFAQMGLGSAGHNNNKQDEGFVVISSPPPLPVTLPVVQPVPVSSAAAGEYQNRVFSDDERSDHGMPVGYRRVQPVAQPQPQPQPQLLPQPLPQSQNQQKTSGGHDLHSPDSVSSESSLTNPLSRTKPAYQDPVVQNPIPSVRVASNPVDQKLNNISDPNTRVQLQQQFQDSSYVLQSQFEQQQQQQQLQQQLQQQHHQQQQLQQQHQQQQHQQQQLHQHQQHQQQLQQQQQQPQPQQQQQQPQFVHGTHYLQHTPSGPVPISAYYPVQQQYHPQHQLDQQYPVYYMPTRQAQAYNLSVQQSNISETATGIPPSRTQTPPGPTMVPSPAAYNPIRNATKPEMAAGVYRTATTGAPQLVQVSSGQHQQQYVGYSQMPHPSQSMAPNSAAPANYAYDFSDPAHAPQIYYTQPLAPSMTSQYQTMTTAAAVGLPEASAQLPTDNMKQQIRSSQPI, encoded by the exons ATGGACCCACCACCACCCCCAATATCGGTAGCTCCGCCGCTCTCCACCACGCCAACACCCAGTACAACCACCGTACAATCCCACCTAGGCTACGCAGACTCCGTAGACTCGTCCCCTCGCTCACGCAACACCGACTCATGGGACGAGCCTATTCcgccaaacacaaacacagccCCCATGAGCACTAAGCTTCGTCTCATGTGCAGCTACGGCGGCCACATAGTCCCGCGCCCGCACGACAAGTCGCTCTGCTACGTCGGCGGCGACACCCGAATCGTCGTCGTGGACCGCCAATCCTCACTTTCCGACCTCCACTCGCGGCTGTCCAAAACTCTCCTGAACGACCGGCCGTTCACCCTCAAGTACCAGCTTCCGAACGAGGACCTCGATTCTCTTATCTCCGTCACCACCGACGAAGACCTTGACAACATGATCGACGAGTACGACAGGACTTCGTCGAACTCCGTTAAGCCCTCGAGGCTCCGAATCTTTCTGTTCCCTCTGAAACCCGATTCATCTCAATCAATCGGGCCGATTCTTGACAACTCGGCCAAGTCCGAGGACTGGTTTTTGAACGCGCTGAACGGGTCGGGTTTGATGAACAACAGAGGGTATTCGGTCCCAACCTCGGTGGATTGCTTGCTGGGTTTGGACGATGATGGTGTCGTAGGCGGCGTGAACAACTTGGATTCTTCGAATAGTGGCGGAGGAGCGAGAGAGCTGGAGGCGGGTCAACCCGGAAAGAATGCGAAGTCGGGTCAGGATGTTCACTCGGTGCCCGATTCGCCGATGCTGGAAACGACGTCGTCGTTTGGGTCCACTTCTTCTTCGCCTTCGCTTGCGAATTTGCGGCCGATTCGGGTTCATGTAGAGGAGGGAGGCGGTGTTGgcgttggtgttggtgttggtagCGGTGGCGGTAGCGGTGGCGGTGGGGCTAGAGTGGCGGATCAGAAACTTGGGATTGAGGAGCAATTCGCTCAGATGGGTCTTGGTTCTGCCGggcacaacaacaacaagcaAGACGAGGGCTTTGTTGTGATTTCTTCGCCGCCTCCGTTGCCGGTCACTTTACCGGTTGTACAGCCCGTTCCGGTGAGTTCTGCGGCGGCCGGGGAGTACCAGAATAGGGTCTTTTCCGATGACGAAAGATCAGATCACGGCATGCCTGTTGGCTATCGGAGAGTACAACCGGTTGctcagccacagccacagccacagccacagctACTGCCACAGCCACTGCCACAGTCACAGAATCAACAAAAGACTAGTGGCGGGCATGATTTGCATTCACCAGATTCAGTTTCAAG TGAAAGTAGTCTTACAAATCCATTGTCTCGCACAAAACCTGCATATCAAGACCCAGTTGTTCAAAACCCAATCCCATCTGTAAGGGTTGCTAGTAACCCTGTTGATCAAAAACTTAATAATATCTCTGATCCAAACACCCGGGTCCAGTTGCAACAACAGTTTCAGGATTCTAGTTATGTATTACAATCCCAATTCGAACAAcagcagcaacagcaacaattacaacaacaattacaacaacaacatcatcaGCAGCAACAATTGCAGCAACAACATCAGCAGCAACAACATCAGCAGCAACAATTacaccaacaccaacaacaTCAGCAAcaattacaacaacaacaacaacaaccacaaccacaacagcaacaacaacaaccgcAATTCGTACATGGCACACATTATCTCCAGCATACCCCCTCTGGGCCAGTGCCAATCTCGGCCTACTACCCTGTGCAACAGCAGTACCATCCACAACATCAACTTGACCAGCAGTACCCAGTGTACTATATGCCCACGAGGCAGGCCCAAGCTTACAACTTGTCTGTGCAGCAATCTAATATCAGTGAAACTGCAACTGGTATTCCTCCTAGCCGCACCCAAACGCCTCCCGGTCCTACAATGGTCCCTTCTCCTGCAGCTTATAACCCCATAAGGAATGCTACCAAGCCCGAAATGGCTGCAGGTGTGTACAGAACAGCAACCACAGGTGCTCCACAACTAGTTCAAGTCTCTTCTGGTCAACATCAGCAACAATATGTTGGTTACTCTCAGATGCCTCACCCATCTCAGTCAATGGCACCTAATTCAGCTGCTCCTGCTAATTATGCTTATGACTTTTCTGATCCTGCTCATGCCCCCCAGATATACTACACTCAGCCTCTGGCACCCTCAATGACTTCTCAATACCAGACCATGACAACAGCTGCTGCTGTAGGGTTGCCGGAAGCTTCTGCTCAGCTTCCCACTGACAACATGAAGCAGCAGATCAGAAGTTCACAGCCAATATAA